One window of Stigmatopora nigra isolate UIUO_SnigA chromosome 14, RoL_Snig_1.1, whole genome shotgun sequence genomic DNA carries:
- the adirf gene encoding adipogenesis regulatory factor isoform X1 — MASLKKSFEGLKGSTHSAVKGVKETAVQAAQEAVQQVADSSKETANAVAQEASKQCQTAIDKATDKTTDTIKELGQKQETK, encoded by the exons ATGGCCTCGTTGAAGAAGTCATTTGAGGGCCTAAAAGGCAGTACTCACTCCGCAGTCAAAGGGGTCAAAGAAACTGCAG TGCAGGCAGCTCAAGAAGCTGTGCAGCAGGTGGCAGACTCATCCAAAGAAACAGCCAATGCGG TAGCTCAAGAGGCAAGCAAACAGTGCCAAACAGCCATAGATAAAGCTACCGACAAGACTACAGACACAATCAAGGAGCTCGGACAGAAACAGGAGACCAAGTGA
- the sncb gene encoding beta-synuclein, producing the protein MDVLMKGLSKAKEGVAVAAEKTKEGVAVAAEKTKEGVMFVGSKAKDSVGTVAEKTTGAMGNIAAATGLLKKDEFPSDINPEEYGQEAMEGQSEGMLDPEGETYDDTQQESQDYEPEA; encoded by the exons ATGGACGTGTTAATGAAGGGTTTGTCCAAAGCCAAGGAGGGTGTGGCAGTGGCTGCAGAAAAGACCAAGGAAGGTGTTGCCGTGGCTGCTGAGAAGACTAAAGAAGGAGTTATGTTCGTAG gTAGCAAGGCCAAAGACAGTGTTGGAACAG TGGCTGAGAAGACCACTGGAGCGATGGGGAATATTGCTGCAGCTACTGGCCTACTGAAGAAGGATGAATTCCCATCTGACATTAAC CCTGAGGAATATGGGCAGGAGGCCATGGAGGGCCAGTCAGAGGGAATGCTGGATCCAGAAGGAGAGACATATGATGACACCCAGCAG GAGAGTCAAGACTACGAGCCAGAGGCATAA
- the adirf gene encoding adipogenesis regulatory factor isoform X2 codes for MASLKKSFEGLKGSTHSAVKGVKETAVQAAQEAVQQVADSSKETANAAQEASKQCQTAIDKATDKTTDTIKELGQKQETK; via the exons ATGGCCTCGTTGAAGAAGTCATTTGAGGGCCTAAAAGGCAGTACTCACTCCGCAGTCAAAGGGGTCAAAGAAACTGCAG TGCAGGCAGCTCAAGAAGCTGTGCAGCAGGTGGCAGACTCATCCAAAGAAACAGCCAATGCGG CTCAAGAGGCAAGCAAACAGTGCCAAACAGCCATAGATAAAGCTACCGACAAGACTACAGACACAATCAAGGAGCTCGGACAGAAACAGGAGACCAAGTGA